In a single window of the Deltaproteobacteria bacterium genome:
- the fabH gene encoding beta-ketoacyl-ACP synthase III → MPGAAVLGTGFALPEREVSNDELTASLDTSDAWIVSRTGIRTRRTLDGSGLATSDLAIAAARMALARARVEPASLDLVIVATCSGDYPMPSTACLVQAALEARRAAAFDLNAACSGFIYGLTLADHALATGGARHVLLIGADALTRHVDWGDRTTAILFGDGAGAVVLGHGGGLLGTHLGADGRRAGDLLIAAGGSRQPADHAAIAARRHKIAMNGPEVFRAAVEAMSAALAAAAERAGVRPADLRWVFAHQANARILRGVAERLGVTLAAFRMNVERYGNTGAASIPILLAEADVAGHLVPGDLIGLTAAGAGLTWGGAILRWSRA, encoded by the coding sequence TGCCCGAGCGTGAGGTGTCCAACGACGAGCTCACGGCGTCGCTCGACACCTCGGATGCGTGGATCGTCTCGCGGACGGGCATCCGGACCCGCCGCACGCTCGACGGCTCGGGCCTCGCGACCTCGGACCTGGCGATCGCCGCGGCGCGGATGGCCCTGGCCCGTGCTCGGGTGGAGCCGGCGAGCCTCGACCTCGTCATCGTGGCGACCTGCTCCGGGGACTACCCGATGCCGTCGACCGCCTGCCTCGTCCAGGCGGCGCTCGAGGCGCGGCGCGCGGCGGCCTTCGACCTGAACGCAGCCTGCTCGGGCTTCATCTACGGGCTCACCCTGGCGGACCACGCGCTCGCGACCGGAGGGGCGAGGCACGTGCTCCTCATCGGGGCCGACGCGCTCACGCGTCACGTCGACTGGGGGGATCGCACGACCGCCATCCTCTTCGGTGACGGCGCCGGCGCCGTGGTCCTCGGCCACGGCGGGGGGCTCCTCGGGACGCACCTCGGTGCCGACGGCCGCCGGGCCGGCGACCTCCTCATCGCGGCGGGAGGATCGCGGCAGCCGGCCGACCACGCCGCGATCGCCGCGCGCCGGCACAAGATCGCCATGAACGGCCCGGAGGTGTTCCGGGCCGCGGTCGAGGCGATGTCCGCCGCGCTCGCCGCCGCGGCCGAGCGCGCCGGCGTGCGGCCGGCGGACCTGCGCTGGGTGTTCGCGCACCAGGCGAACGCGCGCATCCTGCGCGGGGTGGCGGAGCGGCTCGGCGTGACGCTCGCCGCCTTCCGCATGAACGTCGAGCGCTACGGCAACACCGGCGCCGCTTCGATCCCGATCCTGCTCGCGGAAGCCGATGTGGCGGGCCATCTGGTGCCCGGCGACCTGATCGGATTGACCGCCGCGGGCGCGGGCCTCACCTGGGGCGGGGCGATCCTCCGCTGGAGCCGGGCATGA